In the Salvia splendens isolate huo1 chromosome 16, SspV2, whole genome shotgun sequence genome, TCTACAACTTAAGATTGTGTACTACTAATAACTACTAAGATAAGATTGTATACTAGTAATAACTAACTACTTGAGACTTTTAAGATTGTTTTCTAACATTAATCAGAACCAAAAGAAACTAATTTCCAACAATAACCAATCTATCCATCTTAACTAGTATTAAGTAACACAACGAAGAAGAGAGAGACCCAAAGGGAAACAATAGCATCAAGAAGCCAGCCCAACTGCCCAGTCATTGAAAGATAAGTGAGCAAAATTGCCAAAGCCAAATTTCCCACAGTCCTCGCCGTTTCACCGCCAACTcttccaccaccaccgccgccgccgagaCCATTAAAGCCGTTACGAAACTTCACTAAGACCACCCTCTTGCCCCTACTCCCTGGAACTCCATCTTTGCCTTTGCCCACTCCAAGAAACGGCCGATTCTCCCTAGAAACACCCGCCTTGAAACGGTCTTTGTGAAAAGATTCAATCTTTGTTCTTGATGTCGAACGATAACAGATGGGTCGTAAAAGATTTAACTTATTCAAACCAAATTTCTTGGCAGAATAAGTGTATGCAGGGAGAGGGCGAGCATGCGAGAAGCTAATGGAAATTTTTATTAATGCTGCCATGGTTGTATAAGGAAGTCAAGCAATcgattgatcaattaatttcatTGCGTTTAAAGAAGCTCTTAGAgtagaagatgaagatgaagatgaagatgaagatgaagatgaagatagaAGATAGAAGATAGAAGATAGAAGAGAATGGATTTTTATTACACTTTTGCTTCTGAGAAACAGCGGCCTTTTATGAGAATGGCCCCTTGATGCCCTTTATTGTAGAGCAActctcaattattttttttaacttttttttcaatttttttattaatttctcgAAGAGCCTTATGAGAGGGTCATTCCACCGTAGAAAGATAGGCACTTTCCAAAAAATGAtgatatggaaataaataaataaataaataaataaataaagggcCCTATTGGAAGGCCCACCATTGTTAATGGTCTTAATAGGAGTATAAAAAAGAATTGATGGATCCTAATTCCTATTGTTTTTAGGCTTATTTCTGATTTTGTGTTTCCAACTTCGatcatttttttgaaaatgtCTTTTTAACTTCATTTTATCTCCTAAAACTTCTTTCCACAAAATAGagattatttccattttagtatattctataaaaataattcacttctgtttttaataattttcttctttttaatgAGGTGAGTTTCATTCTCCACAAACATACTCTATAACTATTTTctatctttctcttattttatcaattacacattaaaaattatgtcatctcaaatgtctttatttttatgggatagatAGTGTAATTATACttcatatttttaaattcaTAGGCCTCTTGCATTTGGCACCtagctaagagcatccataatgtGGCGGAATACTAAAAAAACTACAATTTCAAAAGTTACTTGACAAAATGTCTTCGATGAGAAGTGAATTGGGAAAAGAGATTGGAATATGTGGGGAATGAAGATAAAATGTGGTGTATTTATAGAgtgaaaaataagataaaaaatacaaaaaaaatagaaaaccatTGTTCGGACTATACATCATCCGTGGCTTAGGGCGGCCATTCGCAGTGGCGGGCGTATATTGTCCGCCCCATTGCAGATGCTCCAAAATCTACTAATAAAACAaagaaatttaacaaaaaaagaaattaaaatgaactGAGTGATGAATTGTTCTCGACGTAATTGATTTATTGCATACCAAGTGCTAGAGATTTATGTACTAGTACCATACAGTTAAAAAATTTATGAGGTGAAATCATTATTATTTGTATCATTTTTGCAAAATGATATCGTTGAAAAAAACCCAGCTTCGCAGCTAGTAGCCAACTCATCAATTCGTCGCATATGTGACCGAGACGTAAATCAAACTTTTCATGATCACTTGATCAGTCTTGTTTCAGGCCTACGAATTATGATACGAATACGAGACAAGGTACAAATAAGTTTGCGCAACCGCGAAAAACTCTTCAAAATTTCCAACAAAATTGAAAATGGCCATTGAGACAGAATTGAGTTCATACTAGCATCCGTATAGTAATCGATGTACTAACTTTAGTGGTAAAGACAAATTATTAGTACTCCATGGCCCTGCCGTATAAACCTTCTCTCAtcattctttcttcttctcttcagTCTTGACCGAACTCAACCTGGTGCGGTACGGTTCAGCGCTATACGCGTATTGCATGAGAAGGGAGAAAAATACCATCTCCACAGTCACCAAGACGTTCTGAAGAGCTTCCTGAAGATGCTCGACGTCCAGCCAGAAGTGGTTCGATTTTATTATGCCAATCGCTACAAGAATATCAAGCATGATTCCCTGCAAATGGACACACATAGTGGTTAAGCAATGAGTCACATTACATCCTAAATTTTCCTCACATTATAAACTGGTTTATGGGAAACATACCTGCCAGAAACAGAAGAAGACGATTCCTTTGACGCACAAGAATTTAGCGAGGGGTTTGTGAGGTGCCAACTCCTTCGCAAAAACATGGTAAAACACAACAAGAGAGTACAGGGCCAGTGAAACAGAAACATTCAAGATGATGGTGAATGTCCAGCTCAGCCAGCTAGGGTACATATCAAGAAGTTGAAACGTTATCATCAAGACGGAGCAGACAGGGCGGATCACAACAAATTGCAATGTCCAGTCCTTGAGAAGTTTGAGATTTTTGTGGTCCAAACGAACAGTATGGGGCTGCAATCAAAATAAAC is a window encoding:
- the LOC121772038 gene encoding uncharacterized protein LOC121772038 translates to MAALIKISISFSHARPLPAYTYSAKKFGLNKLNLLRPICYRSTSRTKIESFHKDRFKAGVSRENRPFLGVGKGKDGVPGSRGKRVVLVKFRNGFNGLGGGGGGGRVGGETARTVGNLALAILLTYLSMTGQLGWLLDAIVSLWLLAVLVPIVGIGAFLWWAGRDILQSNCPNCGNEFQVFKSTLTDELQLCPFCSQPFSVEGDEFVPEPVKFSNQSTIFDQPFGDFNPRTKKGKSSSVSVVDIEADVRDAE
- the LOC121772411 gene encoding transmembrane protein 184C-like, which gives rise to MDRGKFTLMGSTVCVMLSLHFSIQLVSQHYLAWKKPKEQKAIIIIVLMAPLYAIDSYVGLLDIKGSETFFTFLDSVKECYEALVMAKFLSLMYTYLNISISKNIVPDEIKGREIHHSFPMTLFQPHTVRLDHKNLKLLKDWTLQFVVIRPVCSVLMITFQLLDMYPSWLSWTFTIILNVSVSLALYSLVVFYHVFAKELAPHKPLAKFLCVKGIVFFCFWQGIMLDILVAIGIIKSNHFWLDVEHLQEALQNVLVTVEMVFFSLLMQYAYSAEPYRTRLSSVKTEEKKKE